The DNA segment TACCCATTTCCTTGATGGTACGGTCGTAGTCGTCGTTGTGACCGAATTCATAACCGGTACCGACCACTTCCATGCCCAAATCTTCATAGGCACCGATCACGTGGCGTGGACGCAAGCCGCCGATGTACAACATCACGCGTTTGCCTTCCAGGCGTGGTTTGTATTTGGCGATCACAGCTTCGTATTCGGCTGAGTAACGAGCGATTACGCGTTCCGCGCCTTCTTTGATGCTGTCATCGAAGTGGCTGGCGATTCTACGTAGGGATTCGGCAATTTTGGTTGGGCCGAAGAAGTTATACTCGATCCAAGGAATATTGTACTTTTCTTCCATATGCCGAGCGATGTAGTTCATCGAACGGTAGCAATGGATCAAGTTCAATTTAACTTTTGGGGTATTTTCGATCTCGGCGATGGTACCGTCACCGGACCATTGTGCGACAACCTTCAAACCCATCTCTTCCAACAAGGTACGTGACGCCCAAGCATCGCCGCCGATGTTGTAGTCGCCGATCACGGCAACGTCGTAAGGGCCGACAGTGTAGCTTGGTTCCTTGCCGTCGTTTTTATCCAGCACCCAGTCGCGAATCGCGTCGTTGGCGATATGGTGACCCAGGGATTGCGATACGCCGCGGAAACCTTCGCAACGTACGGGCACGATGGTTTTGCCGTGTTCTTTGGCTTTGACTTTGGAAACGGCTTCGATGTCGTCGCCGATCAAACCGATTGGGCATTCTGATTGAATCGACACACCTTTGTTCAATGGGAACAAGGTTTCAATTTCGTCAATACATTTGGCCAGTTTTTTATCGCCGCCGAAAACGATGTCTTTTTCGGTGAAATCGGAGGTAAAGTTCATGGTACCGAAGGTATTGATACCGGTAGTACCGAC comes from the Methylomonas sp. LL1 genome and includes:
- the nifD gene encoding nitrogenase molybdenum-iron protein alpha chain, encoding MAAMTREETEALIQEVLEVYPEKAKKDREKHLAVNDQSLEKSNKCITSNRKSLPGVMTIRGCAYAGSKGVVWGPIKDMIHISHGPVGCGQYSRAGRRNYYVGTTGINTFGTMNFTSDFTEKDIVFGGDKKLAKCIDEIETLFPLNKGVSIQSECPIGLIGDDIEAVSKVKAKEHGKTIVPVRCEGFRGVSQSLGHHIANDAIRDWVLDKNDGKEPSYTVGPYDVAVIGDYNIGGDAWASRTLLEEMGLKVVAQWSGDGTIAEIENTPKVKLNLIHCYRSMNYIARHMEEKYNIPWIEYNFFGPTKIAESLRRIASHFDDSIKEGAERVIARYSAEYEAVIAKYKPRLEGKRVMLYIGGLRPRHVIGAYEDLGMEVVGTGYEFGHNDDYDRTIKEMGNATLLYDDVTGYEFEEFVKKVQPDLVGSGVKEKYIFQKMGVPFRQMHSWDYSGPYHGYDGFAIFARDMDMTINNPCWKSFKAPWKTEAASEPVKAVA